A window of Cellulomonas fimi contains these coding sequences:
- a CDS encoding 3-methyladenine DNA glycosylase, with protein sequence MTTTADAPTRVLPAADWQALAAAHAERADAFTAGHRERRQRRERHAVEDFLFEYYPTKPATLRRWHPGAGVALGPAPDGPPPHAQWRWYRVAADGTAGLDVDAFLAERGDTVAFVAALLGATLDRPAFTGCFGLHEWAMVYREGDDEHRHPLPLRLGGTGTDAVVESHRIRCSHFDAFRFFTPDAVARNTLQPTRERQVALEQPGCLHAGMDVMAHAAGTGTRSTEPPPLTRESQALYEQPGCLHAAMDCYKWALKLGPLVPGDLLLDCFALAVEIRYTDMQASPYDVSSYGLPPIAIETPEGKAEYVRLQRGYSERSNELRRRLLAVCNWITTPSTD encoded by the coding sequence GTGACCACGACCGCCGACGCGCCGACGCGCGTGCTGCCCGCCGCCGACTGGCAGGCGCTCGCAGCCGCGCACGCGGAGCGCGCGGACGCGTTCACGGCAGGGCACCGCGAGCGCCGGCAGCGCCGGGAGCGGCACGCGGTCGAGGACTTCCTGTTCGAGTACTACCCCACGAAGCCCGCGACGCTGCGGCGTTGGCACCCGGGTGCGGGCGTCGCGCTCGGACCCGCACCGGACGGTCCGCCGCCGCACGCGCAGTGGCGCTGGTACCGGGTCGCCGCCGACGGGACGGCCGGGCTCGACGTCGACGCCTTCCTCGCGGAGCGGGGCGACACCGTGGCGTTCGTCGCCGCGCTGCTCGGTGCGACGCTCGACCGGCCCGCGTTCACGGGGTGCTTCGGGCTGCACGAGTGGGCGATGGTCTACCGGGAGGGCGACGACGAGCACCGGCACCCGCTGCCCCTGCGGCTCGGCGGCACCGGCACCGACGCGGTCGTGGAGTCCCACCGCATCCGCTGCTCGCACTTCGACGCGTTCCGGTTCTTCACGCCGGACGCGGTCGCGCGCAACACCCTCCAGCCGACCCGCGAGCGACAGGTCGCGCTCGAGCAGCCGGGGTGCCTGCACGCGGGCATGGACGTCATGGCGCACGCTGCAGGCACCGGGACGCGCTCAACGGAGCCGCCGCCCCTTACTCGTGAGAGCCAAGCGTTGTATGAGCAGCCGGGTTGTCTTCATGCCGCTATGGATTGCTACAAGTGGGCTCTGAAGCTGGGCCCCCTGGTTCCCGGAGACCTTTTGCTCGACTGCTTCGCCCTAGCGGTCGAAATCCGATACACCGACATGCAGGCGTCCCCCTACGACGTCTCGTCGTACGGGCTGCCACCCATTGCGATCGAGACCCCTGAAGGCAAGGCCGAGTACGTTCGCCTGCAGCGCGGCTATTCCGAACGGTCAAATGAGTTGCGGAGGCGCCTACTCGCGGTCTGCAACTGGATCACAACACCGTCGACCGACTAG
- a CDS encoding DUF1304 domain-containing protein: MLTVALVLAALAGLLHVYIFVLESLRFERPEVHGRFRTRAEDVPAVRPWAYNQGFYNLFLAFGAFAGVLVAATGSHDVGLALVLLACGSMLAAALVLVTADRRMVRAAASQGTVPLLAVVAALVALAA; the protein is encoded by the coding sequence GTGCTCACCGTCGCCCTGGTCCTGGCCGCCCTCGCGGGCCTCCTGCACGTCTACATCTTCGTGCTGGAGTCGCTGCGATTCGAGCGGCCCGAGGTGCACGGGCGGTTCCGGACGCGCGCCGAGGACGTGCCGGCCGTGCGCCCGTGGGCGTACAACCAGGGCTTCTACAACCTGTTCCTCGCGTTCGGTGCGTTCGCCGGGGTGCTGGTCGCGGCGACCGGGTCGCACGACGTCGGGCTCGCGCTCGTGCTCCTGGCGTGCGGCTCGATGCTCGCGGCGGCACTGGTCCTCGTGACCGCCGACCGTCGCATGGTGCGCGCGGCGGCATCGCAGGGCACCGTGCCGCTCCTCGCCGTCGTCGCCGCGCTCGTCGCACTCGCCGCCTGA